The genomic DNA caATAACAAAATGTGACTATCCAATATACtttatatttctataaataCCATTATAACTCTACAATGGTCATAAAATATTCTTACTAATAACACTATCTTCACCTTAGTTTTTGTTAtcacttaaaataaatttaattttaatattctaccagattttcatatttcatcatcttttcaaaatatggaaatagattgtcaaaaaaaaaaaaaaaatagaaattatcaATAATCTCAACCAAGAAGACCAAACTATACTTCTTGCTATCGCTAATAATAACTAGATCATCCAATACCTTCTCAACAGACAAAGCAGCAATGTAATCCATGGTGGCTCAGTTCAAGGACGCTCTTTCATACACCAATATCGAGAAAATGCATATTATAGACTGATCAATGATTACTTTTCAGAGAATCCAATCTATAATGATGTTATGTTTCATATAAGGTATCATATGTCCGTTCCATATTCCTCCGTATTATTAATGTAGTTGAAGATCATGACAACTACTTCACACAGAGAAGAGATACAACTGGTAGATTAGGATTATCATCCCTTCAAAAAGGAAAGACCGTCTTTTGAATGCTAGCATATGGGATACCAGAGGATGTGACAGACGAGTATGTTAAGATAGACGAATTGACAACAATCAAAAGCATGAATAAATTTTGTCGAGCCATAATGGATATATTTTCAGAGCAATACTTACGATCACCAACAACTAATAATGTTGCCAGACTTCTTTACATCGGTGAAAAACGAGGTTTTTCAGGAATGTTGGATAGCTTAGATTGCATGCACTGGGAAGTAGAAAAATTGTCATACCGCTTGGTCTCGATAATATTAGGGACGTAGTGGATCACCAACTATCATTCTTGAAGtagtggcagattatgatcttTGGATATAGCAGACATATTTTGGAATGTCGGGAACCAATAATGACATCAATTTATTGGAGTCTTTCCATTTATTCTCCAATCTAGCTCAAGGTATTGCTCCTCCTACGCATTATatcatttaagaaaaataatataatatgagtTATTATTTAACTGATGGTATATATCTGAAGTGGTCTACCATAGTGCAAACTATTCACGAGCCAAGAGGGCCTAAAAAGTATTTTGCTACACAACAAGAAGCATGTAGGAAAGATGTAGAGCATGCATTTGGAGTTCTTCAATCACGTTTTGCAATTGTGAAAGGACCATATcgtttttggaagaaaaaactGTGATTAATGATATAATGactatatgtataattttacataacatGATAATCGAGGATGAGTGTGATCTTAATGCACCAATTGAAGTTGGAAGAGAAGCTCCACCATCCGAGATTGAAATACCGGATGATAAAATACTCAATTTCAAGAATTTCTTGCTCGATATAGACAAATCAAAGATAAAGAGGCTCATTTTTGGGAAAAATACACTAATGATGATATTTACTAAAATGTATTAGtcatttgttttctatttatgagatgtaataaaattatatttttcaagtttaattttaataatattttaattttattgattttttgttaaaattaaaataaatagacataATTTGTAGATTTTAAAACTAAAGGGTTATAGTagaaattaagaacaaaataaaaatatataataaactgaaaatatttgttatagAGTAACAAATAGAATAACCATTGGAGTAAATTTCTACCTTATTTTTAGAGATCTCTATATTTGGAGTAAAATATAGAGacaaccattggagatggtctaagttttgcgatttttctttttaacatgaAAGTTTTGCGGTTAAGAATTTTTAAGGGGTATAACTATAAATTTAGTAAGGGATAATGGCAATTATTTTTTCCGCTCATCGTTCTGCAAAAAGCTTTCAGATCTGAAATGgcaaattgatttttaaaagctAGTGACTGTTGCTGTTCAAATTAAAGCTAGGCTTTCTATCGCTGTTTTATCCAGAAATTCTGAAATGTTCAATCTAGAGTTGCATCGACAAATCTGAATGAGAGGAAAAGAAATAGTGAAGGAAAAACATGAGCTTTTTTTTGTCGTTAGTAGCTGTCGCTGCGACAGATTTACCAAACAGGGCAATCCTTATTTTGTTATTGATGGGCCTTGTTGTTTAAATCCAACACAGTGTgactttattttctaaaatttcacAGCCCATTTAAAATCGATAATTTATATAAtccttaatttaaaataatttttacattaaaaatctCAACCGTTCActttcgaagattttgttaaggaTAGATACAATGAAATGAACAAATCATAATCCAATGAAATCTCAAGTGATAAGATTGAAATcttaaaagataataaaaaatatatttcatggTCAGTTTTTAtccgatatttttttttttttttgccagccGATATATAAACTGTAGATAACTCAGAATCTTTAAAGAACAGttcagaaaattataaaaattctcTATACAAAAGCAAGTTATCTTGCAATTAGAGATTCCGAAGAGTCAACAATCTCATCAACAAAGTGAGATTTATGATTTCGATAGGATTCGATGGTTCGTATTCGTAGATCAAGATATACGGTAAATACTATACCatgaaaattttctaattttttttagtaaagtatgaaaataacaaatggaaaatgttgttaagattcctattttgatttaaaaaaatcaacaactaAATTTCTGAATTTGGATTGACAAGATTAAATATTTGGtagataagagaaatcatttACTTTTGGATCTCTATATATGCAGTATGCTGCTATGCTAGCTActtgaattttttcttctttctcatgtCTTACGAAAAAAACACTTCTATTCCAATCAAAACTATATCTCTCTTTAACAATCCTATAAGCTGCTCATAAATTGTTTTCACATCttcattcttttattttgttttttttttcgatgaGTTTTATCAAATTGGTAAAAAAAGGTAAGTTCAGAAAAACTGACATAAACGACAGCGTTTTCCAAATCAGTAAATTCGAATTGGCTTTTCAAGTTCTTAACCTTTTTGCTATTCTCGAGAGATCTTTCCCAACTTTtcgaacaaaaacaaaaataaaaaaatcgattcttgttcttctctaattcaaatcatcttcttcgattCTTGTTCTTGTTCGTTTTAATGGAAACTCGCGTGAAGCAGGAGAATCTTGTACCAACTACGACTACTCTCGCTACTTGGAAACCCGCCGCTGGGAACAGCACCGTTCCGCGGCGAGAATCCAGAGATGTTATCGAAGTTAGTAGTAGCGACGACGAAGGAGGATCCGAGTTAGGGGAAACCGTAGACCGAAGACTCGGTAACGATATTTCTGGGACGAAGAGAGCGAGAGGTGATTCTGTAGCCTCGCCGGCGAAAAAGCTAGCGGTTATGATTCCGGATGATGAGGAAGGGTTTGCGCAGGTTTTGGCTCTCCCGGCGACTCCTTTTAACGTTGTGGCGGCGCCTTCTCCTTCGCCTTGGGGAAGTTGTAAACAATTTTGGAAAGCTGGGGATTATGAAGGAACATCGGGTGGTGATTGGGAAATTTCTGCTGGTATAATTTGctttgtgtgattttgtttatatttctcGGATTCTTTTGTTAATGGAACTTAGGAGAATAAATTGGGAATGTTAGTGATGGATTTTGTGTAAACTTGTGGTTTTAGGTGGCTTTGATCATGTAAGAGTACATCCTAAGTTCCTGCATTCTAATGCAACAAGTCACAAATGGTCCCTTGGAGGTACGCAACTTTGATGCAATCTATTTGAACACAATGTTTTATGTAATGGGAATGGTGGTTAAACAATGTTAACTCTTGCAGCGTTCGCTGAGCTTTTGGACAATGCTTTGGATGAGGTGTGatgtttttctgattttttagaaattttacaaAGATGCGGATTTGGATTACTGGTTTGGTAGTATTGGTTGGTTACTCATCTTCTGATTATCAGGTTCAAACAGGAGCTACATATGTTAATGTAGACATGATCCAGAACAGGAAAGATGGAAGCAAGATGGTCTTGATTGAGGGTATACAGTTGATTTTTGTATTTGGTGTATCAAATTTTGACATTCCAGCGCTTTCTTGATCCTCATCTATGGATCATCCTTTATGTTTGAAATGCAGATGATGGAGGTGGGATGAATCCTGAAAAGATGCGGCACTGCATGTCTCTAGGATATTCTGCTAAGAGCAAACTTGCAGACACCATTGGACAATGTAACCATTTCTTTTTCCTgcaagataaatatatatatatcaaatgtttTAGTTCAAGactcttaaatttatttactttttatagaTGGTAATGGATTCAAGACTAGTACAATGAGACTCGGAGCTGATGTCATTGTTTTCTCACGTTGCAGTGGAAAAGATGGGAAGAGGTTAGTTATCTGTTACCACACCATTACCCCTGTCAGCTATCATGTTTATATAGTATCGATTGAAAAAATCAACAATGGCTATAGTTATATACATCTGACCATAGTTCTATTTACCTGATGTTTCTTTAGCTCGACACAGAGCATTGGCCTTCTATCATATACATTTCTAAAGAGCACCGGAAAAGAGGACATAGTTGTACCCATGGTAAGCTACTTTTATTTCACTGTATGGAACTATGGGTAAAAATCCACTTGATAATTTCGAATGGTGATTGTTAGCATGTGATTCAATTTTGAGCATTAATTAAGTTACATACACCGTTCATTTCAGCATTCTTTTGTTTGAAATACTGTTCTCATTTAACGTTAAAGGAAATGTAAAACAGAAATACGTCTACTCATCTTTCATTTTCAGGAGCAAAATATATTATGCAGAGAAAGCTAACATTGTCCTGTTCTCAGGATATCACTCATACGATTAAAATGACTTCAtaaccaaaacatatatattttttagtttggtAGGCTTTTGTAGTCAGTTTATCTCTTCTAatcttcttctgatgatgatttaAATGAAAGCTTGACTATGAAAGAAGAGGTTCTGAATGGTGTCCAATAATGAGGTCCTCGGTTAGTGATTGGGATAAAAATGTGGACACAGTGGTTCAATGGTCGCCGTTTGCTAACGAAGAAGATCTTCTTCGTCAGGTAAAGCTCTTTCCTTTGTTACATGAGAGCCTTTATTACaaggagaagcaaaagaaaaacaaaggagtCGGTTCCCAAACGCTACTACTTCTTTACTAATATGTGAGAATTTTCCCACTAATCTTTTGCTCTGATTATTGTAGTTTAATCTAGTGAAGAATCATGGCACAAGGATAATCATATATAACCTCTGGGAAGATGACCAAGGAATGCTAGAACTTGATTTTGACACTGATCCACATGTATGTGTTTTTATTGCTGGATATACATAGATTACGTTCTGCAATGATGTAGAAGTTTCTGTGTCCATATAATCTACGTGTGGTTTATTGCAGGATATCCAGCTTCGAGGGGTCAATCGGGATgagaaaaatattgatatgGCTTCTCGATTCCCTAACTCCAGACACTTCCTGACATACAAGCACTCACTCAGGGTATAAATATTCTTTCCTTAGTTGTGGTAATTTTCGAAGTTAGTTTGGTTCAGTCTCCTGCTAAAATCACTATGATATTTCTTAAATGATTGAATCTGACGAATCTGGTGGTGGGTAGATATCAAAGcttgattttgaatgattatgAATCTCCTTATTGTTGGCTGCATTTTcgtttcttttatttgttaccatttttCATGTTCACAGAGTTACGCATCTATTCTCTACCTAAAGATTACGCATGGGTTCCGTATCATTCTCCGAGGAAAAGATGTTGAGTATCACAACATAGTAAATGACATGATGCATACAGAAAAAATTACTTATCGGCCAAAAGAAGGGGCTGACGGATGCACTAAGTACTCAAATGtatgttttcataatttaacATAGTTAGAATTCTTCCTGTACTTAAATTAATGATATCAAGCAGCTTATGCCGAAAATTTTGGCTGCGTGTGCGCAATCTTTCACAGTTGTCTGCTGTTGTGACCATTGGATTTGTGAAGGATGCAAAACATCATGTGGATGTTCAAGGCTTCAATGTTTACCACAAAAATCGCCTAATAAaggtttctgtttctttttgctaCTTTTTCCCACTCTACCTTAAAATGTGGCGAAAACAATATCAGCTTTACACTTTCCTTTAATATCTTCTCACTTGTTTTCAGCCATTTTGGAGGATATGGAATGCAGCAGGAAGTGATGGTCGTGGAGTCATCGGTATTGTTTTTAACTGGAAGGTCTAATATTTGATAAGCCTTATTGACGAGAAGTCTAATGTTAGTTCATTCTGCTACTAAGGTGTCTTGGAAGCTAATTTCGTTGAGCCTGCCCATGATAAGCAAGGGTTTGAGCGCACAACAGTTTTGTCTAGACTTGAGGCACGGCTACTTCAGATGCAGAAGGATTATTGGTCTGATTCTCTTCTCGTGCTTTTTAAATCATGCTTCCTAAGCTTGACTGGTTCATTGGACTATTCGGGTTGATGTTTTCGTTCTGCTTTTACGCAGGAAatctaaatgtcacaaaattgGATATGCTTCGAGGCAAGGCAAAAAGTCTGCTAAGAATACTGAAGACAGaggtacaatatatttttactatacTTCGACACTTAAACTTGTACTGAACAATCTCTTGGAAATGTTTCCCACTTTGTAGAATCATCACCAGAATATGATCGTAAAGGATCTGTCTCATCCAGTAGAAGGACCGCTGCTTCGAGCTTTAAAACTTCAACTGCTACTCCAAGCTTTAAAACTTCAACCGCAGCTTCAGAAAAATTCAACACAAGATCAAATGTGAATGGAGGAGGAAAAGGATCGGTGAAAGATTCTAGAGACACCGGGTATAAATCATCAGAGAAAGGTGCTAAACTTGGAAACTCCTCTTCCAAATCTAACCAACGCGCAAAGCCTCAAGGAGCTCGTGCTTTGGAGGTCGTCAATAGTGATGATGACTATGATCCTGATTCTTCACCAGAAAGAAATGTCACTGACCTTCCTGAGAAGGTCCCATCCTATTCTTTATTTTCCCTATGGACTCTTTCTCCAGTATATAGAATTTGAGAACATAAccttttctacttcttctctcaGAGTTCCGAACTACCCAAGCCTCAGTCTGGTTCGCCTACCCTCAGTCAATTGGAGCAAGAGAATAAAGAGTTAAGAGAGAGGTTTGTTACCACCTTACGTACCATGTTAATTTGtctataagatttttttgtgtgtgttaacATTGGAAgctgtgcttttttttttggtttctcagggtcgataaaaaagaagaagttttccTGTTACTGCAAAAGGACCTGCGACGTGAGAAAGAGCTTCGCAAAACACTTGAAGCTGAGGTAACTTCTACTTTCTGACATTTACTGTGTCTGCATGCAAACCTATAACAACACACTCACTGATGAATTCCTCCTGTCATTACAGGTTGAAGCAGTAAAGAAAAAGTTAGAAGAGACGGAGAAAGAGCAAAAGGATTTAATCGATGTTTTCTCCGAGGAAAGAGACAGACGCGACATGGAGGAAGAAAATCTCAGAAATAAGCTAGAGGTTCTGATCATCCGTTCAAACAACATTTCTGTAATTAGTATTTTAGATTTCAAGAATTAAAATGACTTGACTTTGTGGTTGCAGGAGGCGTCAAACACAATCCAGAAGTTGTTAGGTGGAAAAGCTGGAGGCAGAAGATAGAGCGTTGTAACCAGACGTTAGAGTTGCATTGATGATAGTACTGAGGGGCATCTTACATAATTGACTGAGTAGGTTGTTTGCTTTAAATCCTctttttgttgtggtgtatgGTCTCTAGCCTGACCAAACCAGAGTTAGGAAAGAAGTGGGATATTGTTGTAAAGTgaggttattggtttaatgtttgaAACATTTGAATTTGGTTCTCGGCATTTCCAACCTACCCGGACGCAACCTCTCCTTAATCCAACTAACTCACCAATGTTGGCTTTAGTCAATATGATTAGAATCATTATATAACTTTTACAAATTCTCTTACATTTTGTCccataaaaaaagattaatatctacccaaattaatataatagtttttttttctttttttttgtgcaaaaaaaatataatagttttctttgttttctttttagagCAACTACAGTatatcatttttctttgttaaaaagGAACCCATATATAATAGACAAACGacatattcatttatttaaaattaataagacATATTTTACATTCGAgatgagagagggagagagatacACGATGACGTTGACCAGACCCAAATTAAACATTGAACCCTAACTTAACATGCAAGCAAATTGAGagacaaacacacacacatcgACTCTTGATAGTAAAAGAGCTAATTAATTCTTAGAAATGAGAAATGCTTCTTTGTTGTCCTTAATCTTCTCAATGTCTCCTTTGATCTTCTCGTCTCGGTCAATGGTATCTTCCATGTCTGCACTGTCCTGTGGCACCAAAGTTCTCATCTGTGAGTTGCAAACCATCGAACTTAGCCTCACAACGTCGACGACATGCTCAGAGATGTCCTGAAGCTTGATCACTGACGGCTCCAGAACTTTCGTCCCAGGTTTCTTGTAGATCACGAAAAGTATCATCTGAAGCACTCCAAAGATGAAACCCAAAACATTTGGCAgctggaaaatatatatattatcaagatTAGAGAAAACACATTAGGTTTTAGCGACAGCCGATCATAATAAATAAGAGCTAGATACAAATATTAAGACTAGAAGACACTTACGGCAATGTTCTTGTCTTTAAGGAGAAGCCCGTAGAAAAACCACATGATAGCTGATAAGGTTAGGAAGAAGGAGAGACCGAACGGCATGAACTCGGCACTCTTCGTTTTGATCACTTTCCTCTGTGtgtcaattaatatttttttaatataatttttatagtcgataagaaaaaagaaaaaaaaaattgaaatggtAACTAAGAAAACGAGGCTTACAATGATGCCAAGGGGAGCAACAAAAACAGACAGAGCAAAGACCATACAAATGTATCCAAGAACTTGAACACGTTTATTGCCATGAGTCAGAAAGTACGTCAACAAGAAGATTAGGCCGAACGCGAAAACGTCCACAAAGAGAACGAACTTCACCGTTAGAATCTGCCATAATGGAAGAAGACGTTCCGTTAAAGATATAGTAATTCTTGTGTGTAAACTCAAGACAATAAGTTATATTCATATAGAATAAGGACCTTTTCCTTCTTAGGAGCGTAGAAGAAGTATAAGGAGATGTAGACGATCTGTACGACAAAGGCAAAGGAGTTGATCGTGATCAACATCATAGCATCTTTCTTGATCATCGCGTAGTACAGCCATAGCATCGCACTGAACAGGGAAATCACGTAAGGGACCGACTGATACCCTTCAGATGATTTCCTCTTGTATATACGAATGAACGTCGgtctaaatatataaacaacacgTATTAATGCTTGAGTTAAAACGTTATTTTTATACGACGAATGTGCAAAAGAGTTATAGACTACTTACATTGGGGCAAGGCAGACGAAAAAGGAGATGATATTTCCTACAATATAGTTATTGTTATATGTTAGAATTTCACGATGTCTCATGTAAATGCATGCATTTTTGAATGTGTACGTAAATGTGAGAAGATATACACTAAGTCACTAAGTAACGCATTAAGAATAAGGACGAAAAAATATACCTAGAATGCCAAAGACAGTAGCCAAGACGGCTTGTGAAATTGCcattttttatctctctctctctcaacgtAATGAAATGCTTCTTTagaatataaagaaaagaaaaatattaattctagTTAGAAaactctccctctctcttcctctatTAAAGAGAACGCAAGTGAACGAACGGGTAAACTCTACAGGATCATACTGAGAATCTGTTCAAATCTATGATGCAATTCCAGATTGAGAAGTGTGGTGATTTATATagggagaagaggagaaaaGTGTATCAACTTGCAAAATGTGTCTGCGAGTGAGAGGAAGAGTTTGAACTCAATGGGGTTGTATagtggagaaaaaaagaatcaaagagcATTATCTATACTTTACAGTTGTATACTTCATACCCGATTGCCTCGGAAggttccctttttttttcacctAAGCCTAATCTTACCCatcttttgattttatgattcACGTACTATACACTACAACTTAATATGTtacttagtttgttttttttcgaaTAAAATGTAAACTTTATTCGAAAAAATACAGTTTTACAATATTTGCAGCGTATTTTAAACTGtttcattttacaaatttccaaaaataaaaactcttaGAAAAATAGCTGCGAAGATGTCATCTCGATGCAAACCAAGTCACCATATAACCATCAAACTTTTATGGTTACGTAGTTTCTTCGTTTTATGTAAACCGTTTATGTGACGACCTTTTAGATCTTACTCAAATACTCGTTTCGTCAAGAAGAATATATTGGTCAATATAGcataatataattcataaattaatataatccGTTAGCATTAATCGTGCAtgaaatttaaccaaaaaacgCAATTGTATGAATTGCATCTGACCAATAAAGCAGTAAGTCTTTTGTAAATTTGCCATGAAATATTGCTCAAACATGTGAGGAATAGAATCCTCTCAATTTCAAAAATTGTCACATAATTTTCACTCTACATATCTCTACATATAATATCTTCAATGAGTAGGGTaatttcaccattttttttattcatctctaatgaaaaaaaaaaaacaaagaaacgaaTGATGGTTGTGCGCACATTGATGTCGGCATGCGAAATTAACCTAAATCTTATCTCATAAATTCTGTGGGAAataatcaaaccctaaaacctaaaatGGGTGGGTATCTATCCAACTCAGCAACTTATGAGCACTAAAACCTTAAAAATCTTGCAAGTACCATTCTGGTACATTCTAGTGGACCAAAGTTTTGGCCTTTCTGACGTGTCACCAACCATAGTAGGTGTTGAGATGTTTACTGTTTACAACTCTCTTTGCTTAGGGTTTTACTAGTGCAATGAGAGCAAGTTGGTCTTTTACCTAAACCGAATTGTCATGCTCATAGTTTGGTTTCCAAATTGAAAGGACTCGTTTAGAGAAATACCCTTTTGAAATCTTTCCGccaacatatttacaaaaaaatctatttcCCCCTCAACATTATATTGAACTATGTAATTTCTTTGAAACAAATGATGAAAGCTGCAATAATCAATACAATTCTAGTAGGTGTGGATCCATAGTGTGTAGAATAGAGTTATTtgctttataattttttgtgatgttaatcattttctttttcttgttgttctCTTGTCTATATAGTAAATTGGTATATTATAAAGTAATGTATGTTATGTCAACCATTTTAATTACATGAAGTGCGTAAACCTTCTTCAAACCAGCTGCGAAGAGTGAAAACCTACAATCGAAATTTAAATGATCCTTAGACTTAACCATACGGGCCAACGAATACAATATAGCTAGCGGGGAATTAAAGAAGATAATAACAAGTTTTTtgagttctttgtttttttttttggtatgaaaacCAAATACGTACATCTTTACAAGATTAACATAGAAATAACATACTTGAACCATTTCTCTTGTATAATATGGTATCGAAGTGACAAAATTAAATACCTAAAATtgattatcattttttaataaatagttgaATATCgtcttttctatttattatataacaCTACTAATGTAGACATACTAAAACATTTCATTTCTCGACAAATTTATCGACCCATAATCCAATTTCTAATAGGTAGAGTAACGCGATGTAATGAAGTCAATCTTTCGTGGAAAAAACTGCATAACTCGGTCGATTTTGATGGTCAGTTGAACGTATCTCGATTACAAagataaatttagttaatttttttgtgagTAGAATTTTGAGGGAAACTTTAATTGGTTTTTCAATCATGTCTAGACTGCCTTACTTTTCGTATAGTGTGTATAGATGTTGAACCatatacaaatttattaaaCTCGTGTAGTCGATTTGCTTTAGTAATTCATTTCTATCTAAAGTATTCCGTTCATTGTTCTTgtaattacttttgtttttcttcttggttTCGGTTGACTTTTGGATAAGTCCACATATAAATTGAGTTAACGAATAAAGTGAAATTGCATTAACATTTTTCtcgaaaataatatatacttataGTAAAATTCTATACGTATGAGTTTGATACTCTCAGAATAAAATCTATTCGCAACGCCCATTGTCTTTGTTTTCTCGCATAGCTAATAGTTTTGACATATTACTCCATATATGCTCTAAAATTTTCGAACCATTATTATTTGAACCATTATacgattcttttattttaaattttcctaATACATATATGCTCAAGTGCTCAACTAAAAAGATATTACAGAGTCTCGTTGGACAGTCATTATCTAAAAAGAAACCAACATTTTAGCGTGGTAGTCATATACCTTTTGGctttatatctttatatattcttCGGTTTTATGACAAGTGTCCTTTTAggatattttcttatttcacaaaatgagtatatatatatatatatatatatataatgcatagcttagatatattttgtaaaaatgtgTGAGACAACTTTAatgtcaaaatacaaaatattttttggaatatatCGTAAATAGTTGCATGTTCTTTCCGTATAGATAAATCACTATGAACTTCAATGCTAAtgcaacaacatatatatactgattGATATACACATTAGATATACGATTACAATGAATTCTCTTAATTAGATATACCAAACTTGAATTACTGATTTAAGTAGCAAGTGGTAGACCACTAATATAGGGTA from Camelina sativa cultivar DH55 chromosome 2, Cs, whole genome shotgun sequence includes the following:
- the LOC104725361 gene encoding protein MICRORCHIDIA 4-like yields the protein MVRIRRSRYTENLVPTTTTLATWKPAAGNSTVPRRESRDVIEVSSSDDEGGSELGETVDRRLGNDISGTKRARGDSVASPAKKLAVMIPDDEEGFAQVLALPATPFNVVAAPSPSPWGSCKQFWKAGDYEGTSGGDWEISAGGFDHVRVHPKFLHSNATSHKWSLGAFAELLDNALDEVQTGATYVNVDMIQNRKDGSKMVLIEDDGGGMNPEKMRHCMSLGYSAKSKLADTIGQYGNGFKTSTMRLGADVIVFSRCSGKDGKSSTQSIGLLSYTFLKSTGKEDIVVPMLDYERRGSEWCPIMRSSVSDWDKNVDTVVQWSPFANEEDLLRQFNLVKNHGTRIIIYNLWEDDQGMLELDFDTDPHDIQLRGVNRDEKNIDMASRFPNSRHFLTYKHSLRSYASILYLKITHGFRIILRGKDVEYHNIVNDMMHTEKITYRPKEGADGCTKYSNLSAVVTIGFVKDAKHHVDVQGFNVYHKNRLIKPFWRIWNAAGSDGRGVIGVLEANFVEPAHDKQGFERTTVLSRLEARLLQMQKDYWKSKCHKIGYASRQGKKSAKNTEDRESSPEYDRKGSVSSSRRTAASSFKTSTATPSFKTSTAASEKFNTRSNVNGGGKGSVKDSRDTGYKSSEKGAKLGNSSSKSNQRAKPQGARALEVVNSDDDYDPDSSPERNVTDLPEKSSELPKPQSGSPTLSQLEQENKELRERVDKKEEVFLLLQKDLRREKELRKTLEAEVEAVKKKLEETEKEQKDLIDVFSEERDRRDMEEENLRNKLEEASNTIQKLLGGKAGGRR
- the LOC104725377 gene encoding bidirectional sugar transporter SWEET10 produces the protein MAISQAVLATVFGILGNIISFFVCLAPIPTFIRIYKRKSSEGYQSVPYVISLFSAMLWLYYAMIKKDAMMLITINSFAFVVQIVYISLYFFYAPKKEKILTVKFVLFVDVFAFGLIFLLTYFLTHGNKRVQVLGYICMVFALSVFVAPLGIIRKVIKTKSAEFMPFGLSFFLTLSAIMWFFYGLLLKDKNIALPNVLGFIFGVLQMILFVIYKKPGTKVLEPSVIKLQDISEHVVDVVRLSSMVCNSQMRTLVPQDSADMEDTIDRDEKIKGDIEKIKDNKEAFLISKN